A single Pirellulaceae bacterium DNA region contains:
- a CDS encoding DUF2341 domain-containing protein: MIRKHWKTLLGLITVLRCWWRTRLSGQVRRRPMDVAILEERILYSATPLPIDIVAAAAELNAQPVDSWADPLGDNFDYLPEALFAPEEIAATASLGIEETTVSPDGLAEALHNADPLSEDELDANSVTPSSSDIYPVDTPATEPHQLDEAFIDTCLIEQQRLIDELQNDAAILEKAWEPADGTTLGGNWVLAYASETLVTASAVATANRLECMLTQPEVYDVDRPITEQQTSQTAATCDIHILNRVDEGIAQITRLLEELTQSDVSLTSGGEILLCGLSVVPSPGGDDALQSLASFTAADMLASRESAECRFQVCNSGIEALSAGVENALMFSNSGTREPVGISAPWTQILTTASEVAVVVERIELVFLDQGVADYQQLLNDLQNQAGAGTRLEVVLLGADTDGLLTINAYLQQTEQRFDAVHFITHGTDRAVKFGDTWFDLSAVTAREDEFASWAGSLNERADLLFYGCNLASTDAGRELLTNFRNLTGADIAASVTAIGTESLGGNWLFEFQLGEIETQIAISAAMQAEWHGLLDTFIVTNANDSGAGSLRQVILDANALAGHDAIRFAIAGDGLHTIHLLEALPEITDAITIDGYSQPIVIDGSGTSAGSGLVLAEGSDGSWIIGLGITGFADAGLEINSHSTVLVGNHLWGNEASQLRIASTASDASLYANLIGSQAEVFWNSVGAESTEAQWHFTAQTALNPYQPALDQLQAKDVVLIDLQLEDSETLIRAVRQHALVFVYNSQSQSAADILNQVGNWAVQSESQIETFSILSHGVAGAFQLGSNWITADNLTDYQASLQVLGKSFSSDTKIYLLGCDVTGDLAGQLLVEQLAEITSAQVFASNNVTGADGDWILEYASTGAILSAAQGFTAVFDMEELYSAEVSLAWYNANWQYRQTVTVSAALLDGSTNASNFTILIDVTQASLRSTANGGNVGQADGGDILFTLSDGTTKLSHEIESYDAATGRIKAWVNVPTLSALSTTSLYVYYGNAAAANQWNDSGTWNSTYGGVWHLSNGSFGDSTANANNGTNVGSTNATGIIEDGRSFNGSNQNITVSDANSLDETQTFTISAWVRPTVNDSSWRTIVSKGPADNAWHYWFGIRNAQLEVYLVGTQYKSNYALTLNTWSHVAMTFDNATDTIVVYVNGSAVYTTTSASANPSANSSPLYIGRSVLNNEWWQGSIDEVRFQTTVESANSILAHYRTQSSPGTYTTFTGEVGPPIITSNGGGANAAVQINENSTFVTTVTASDPGSPPQTLTYSISGGADAAKFTIHSSTGVLSFITGPNYEIPTDVGTDNVYNVQVQVSDGALTTTQNIAVTVLDVNEAPTITNGYTYSLTSTNENTTSSGTLASTILAGASHADVDTGAVSGLAITATTGNGTWQYSTDGVTWRAFGAVSNTNALLITSSTQVRYIPDSANGETATFSYRAWDRTTGTASTNATANYGNASSNGGTTAYSANVASASMVVTSVNDAPTLTNGYTYSLTGTNEDTTSSGTLASAILTGASWADVDTGAVSGLAITATTGNGTWQYSTDGVTWRAFGAVSNTNALLITSSTQVRYIPDSANGETATFSYRAWDRTTGTASTNATANYGNASSNGGTTAYSTNVASGSMVVTSVNDAPSANVDTAIAVEAGGISNGSAGINPSGNVLTNDTDPDVGDTQAVIGVAAGIVANTVGSVGANVVGTYGSIIIAANGNFTYTVDNNNSTVQALKSAAETLSDVFTYTMQDSGGLTSTTQITVTIQGANDSPLITSNGGGATANVNVVENNKAVTTVTSADPDDNSPTYSIVGGLDAAKFTINSSTGALAFIVAPDFEAPNDSNQDNVYQVTVQASDGRGGSSTQTISVTVTDAVGTDVIYAFEDTYITSVNTGFNYGQSSSLIVDRSGGSIGNSRILIQFDLSAIPSDATITSATLIMNSTANGGAMNINVYRLTQAWTEGAQSGAAGAASWTQAQAGVNWTLAGGAFNSTVIATLNTGDTGQHSWNITSLVNSWYLGNFANFGLVIGSPDLGTTAITYDSSESGNGPQLLITFDTSNLPPTITSNGGGGSASISVDENQAAVTTVMATDANGDTLTYSIVGGTDGGAFNIHNQTGVLTFVNPPDYEAPTDSNLDNIYEVVVQVSDGQGGLDSQTIYVTVLNINDAPTLTNGYTYSLTGTNEDTTSSGTLASAILTGASWADVDAGAVSGLAITATTGNGTWQYSTDGVTWRAFGAVSNTSALLITSSTQVRYIPDSANGETATFSYRAWDQTTGTASTNATANYGNASSNGGTTAYSANVASASMVVTSVNDAPTLTNGYTYSLTGTNEDTTSSGTFASAILTGASWADVDTGAVSGLAITATTGNGTWQYSTDGVTWRAFGAVSNTNALLITSSTQVRYIPDDNNGETATFSYRAWDQTTGTASTNATANYGNASSNGGTTAYSANVASASMVVTSVNDAPTLTNGYTYSLTGTNEDTTSSGTLASAILTGASWADVDDGAVSGLAITATTGNGTWQYSTDGVTWRAFGAVSNTNALLITSSTQVRYIPDDNNGETATFSYRAWDQTTGTASTNATANYGNASPTAAQRRIRRTSRWPPSWSAMSMMHQFFLSKVATQSAIR; encoded by the coding sequence ATGATTCGTAAACATTGGAAAACCCTGTTGGGCCTAATTACGGTACTTCGCTGTTGGTGGCGCACTCGCCTCAGCGGTCAAGTTCGTCGCCGACCCATGGATGTAGCGATTCTGGAAGAGCGGATACTGTATAGCGCCACCCCACTTCCAATTGATATTGTGGCAGCCGCTGCAGAGCTGAACGCTCAGCCTGTGGACTCGTGGGCCGATCCGCTGGGAGACAATTTTGATTACTTGCCGGAAGCCTTATTTGCGCCGGAAGAAATTGCGGCTACAGCTTCACTCGGCATAGAAGAAACCACCGTATCCCCAGATGGTTTGGCTGAAGCACTGCACAACGCCGACCCCTTGTCTGAGGATGAGCTCGATGCCAACAGTGTCACACCATCCAGTTCTGACATATATCCCGTAGACACTCCGGCTACCGAACCCCACCAACTGGATGAGGCCTTTATCGACACTTGCCTGATCGAACAGCAACGGCTTATCGACGAATTGCAGAATGACGCAGCAATCCTCGAGAAGGCATGGGAACCGGCGGATGGGACTACGCTGGGCGGCAATTGGGTACTGGCGTATGCCTCAGAAACTCTAGTGACGGCATCTGCCGTGGCCACCGCCAACCGCCTTGAATGTATGCTGACTCAGCCGGAAGTCTACGATGTCGACCGGCCGATCACTGAACAACAGACAAGCCAGACCGCCGCAACCTGCGACATCCACATTCTTAACCGGGTGGACGAAGGCATCGCGCAGATTACGCGACTGCTGGAGGAATTGACACAATCGGATGTTTCACTGACCTCGGGCGGCGAGATCTTGTTGTGCGGCCTGAGCGTTGTCCCCAGTCCTGGAGGTGATGATGCGCTGCAATCCCTCGCATCGTTCACTGCTGCCGATATGCTGGCGAGTCGCGAAAGTGCTGAGTGCCGATTTCAGGTATGCAATTCTGGGATCGAAGCTCTATCAGCGGGGGTGGAAAACGCGTTGATGTTTTCCAACTCGGGCACGCGGGAGCCGGTTGGAATATCAGCCCCCTGGACACAGATTCTAACGACCGCGAGCGAGGTGGCTGTAGTCGTTGAGCGGATCGAATTGGTGTTCTTGGATCAGGGCGTGGCCGATTACCAGCAGCTCTTGAACGACCTGCAAAACCAAGCCGGCGCAGGGACGCGGCTGGAAGTGGTATTGTTGGGCGCAGATACTGATGGGCTGCTGACAATTAACGCCTACTTGCAGCAAACGGAGCAGCGCTTTGATGCAGTGCACTTCATTACTCACGGCACGGACCGCGCGGTTAAGTTCGGTGATACCTGGTTTGATTTGTCGGCGGTAACCGCTCGCGAGGATGAATTTGCATCTTGGGCAGGTTCGTTGAACGAGCGAGCTGATCTGTTGTTCTACGGGTGCAACCTGGCCAGCACTGATGCGGGCCGTGAGCTATTGACGAATTTTAGGAATCTGACGGGGGCTGACATCGCGGCCAGCGTGACGGCCATTGGAACCGAGAGTTTAGGTGGCAACTGGTTGTTCGAGTTCCAACTTGGAGAGATCGAAACGCAGATTGCCATTAGCGCTGCCATGCAGGCAGAATGGCATGGACTGCTGGATACCTTCATCGTGACCAACGCCAACGATAGCGGTGCAGGTTCGCTTCGTCAGGTCATTCTGGATGCCAATGCATTGGCAGGCCATGACGCGATTCGTTTTGCCATTGCAGGAGATGGTCTGCACACCATCCATCTGCTGGAAGCATTGCCAGAGATCACCGATGCCATCACGATTGACGGTTATTCGCAGCCAATCGTTATTGACGGCAGTGGGACTAGTGCCGGTTCTGGTTTAGTGCTGGCCGAGGGCAGCGATGGGAGTTGGATCATTGGGCTCGGCATCACCGGTTTTGCTGATGCAGGTTTGGAGATAAACAGCCATTCTACCGTACTCGTTGGCAACCACCTGTGGGGTAATGAAGCCAGTCAGTTAAGGATTGCATCGACCGCCTCGGATGCCAGCTTGTATGCCAATTTGATCGGCAGTCAGGCGGAAGTTTTTTGGAACAGTGTGGGAGCCGAATCCACAGAGGCCCAGTGGCATTTCACCGCTCAGACAGCCCTTAATCCGTACCAACCTGCTCTCGATCAACTTCAGGCCAAGGACGTGGTGTTGATCGATCTGCAATTGGAGGACTCAGAAACCCTGATCAGAGCCGTCCGACAGCACGCCCTGGTGTTTGTCTACAACAGTCAGTCGCAATCAGCCGCCGATATTCTGAATCAGGTTGGAAACTGGGCCGTCCAAAGTGAGTCGCAGATCGAAACGTTCTCCATTCTTTCGCACGGCGTGGCCGGCGCCTTTCAGTTAGGCAGCAATTGGATCACGGCCGACAACCTGACGGACTATCAGGCTAGTTTGCAAGTCTTAGGCAAAAGCTTCAGTTCAGATACCAAAATCTATCTACTGGGATGTGACGTTACTGGCGATTTGGCCGGGCAGTTGTTGGTGGAACAATTGGCGGAAATTACGTCCGCCCAAGTGTTCGCATCAAATAATGTGACCGGTGCTGACGGAGACTGGATTCTGGAGTATGCCTCGACGGGAGCTATTTTGAGTGCTGCGCAGGGCTTTACCGCCGTATTCGACATGGAAGAACTGTATTCAGCGGAAGTCAGTCTCGCCTGGTACAACGCAAACTGGCAATATCGGCAAACGGTAACCGTGTCGGCGGCGCTCTTGGACGGTTCGACCAATGCCAGTAATTTTACAATCCTCATCGACGTGACCCAGGCTAGTCTTAGATCAACTGCCAACGGCGGAAATGTAGGTCAGGCTGATGGTGGGGACATTCTATTCACGCTCAGCGACGGCACGACCAAGCTGAGTCACGAAATCGAAAGCTATGATGCTGCTACCGGTCGTATTAAGGCCTGGGTGAATGTACCGACGTTGTCTGCGCTTTCGACTACGTCACTCTATGTCTACTATGGCAATGCTGCGGCGGCAAATCAGTGGAATGATTCTGGCACTTGGAACTCAACGTATGGTGGCGTTTGGCATTTGTCGAACGGGAGCTTTGGAGACAGCACTGCCAACGCCAACAATGGCACCAATGTCGGCAGTACCAACGCCACCGGCATCATTGAAGATGGGCGGTCGTTCAACGGCAGCAATCAAAACATCACGGTAAGCGATGCGAACAGCCTCGACGAGACCCAGACATTTACCATTTCGGCGTGGGTCAGACCGACTGTCAATGACTCCTCCTGGCGGACGATTGTAAGCAAGGGACCGGCCGACAATGCCTGGCATTACTGGTTTGGAATTCGTAATGCCCAACTGGAAGTCTATCTCGTTGGTACACAATATAAATCCAATTATGCGCTGACCTTAAACACCTGGTCGCATGTTGCGATGACATTCGACAATGCAACCGATACTATCGTTGTCTATGTCAATGGTTCGGCGGTCTACACAACCACCAGCGCCTCGGCGAATCCGTCAGCAAACAGTAGTCCGCTTTATATCGGGCGATCCGTGTTAAACAACGAATGGTGGCAAGGCTCGATTGACGAAGTTCGTTTTCAAACCACGGTCGAATCGGCCAACAGCATTCTCGCCCATTATCGCACACAGAGCAGTCCTGGCACCTACACCACGTTCACTGGCGAAGTGGGGCCACCAATCATCACCAGTAATGGCGGTGGCGCAAATGCGGCGGTGCAGATCAATGAGAACTCCACTTTTGTCACGACAGTTACGGCCAGCGATCCCGGGTCTCCACCGCAAACACTGACCTACTCGATTAGCGGTGGTGCCGATGCTGCCAAGTTCACGATTCATAGTAGCACCGGTGTGCTGAGTTTTATTACGGGGCCAAACTATGAGATCCCAACCGATGTTGGAACCGATAATGTTTACAACGTGCAAGTTCAAGTCAGCGATGGAGCGCTGACTACGACGCAGAATATTGCCGTGACGGTCCTGGATGTCAATGAAGCCCCAACAATCACTAACGGTTATACTTACAGCCTGACGAGTACCAATGAAAACACGACTTCCTCCGGCACCTTGGCTTCAACCATCTTAGCGGGTGCCAGTCACGCCGACGTCGACACTGGTGCTGTCAGCGGATTGGCGATCACAGCTACAACGGGCAATGGTACCTGGCAGTACTCGACCGATGGTGTGACTTGGCGTGCTTTTGGGGCGGTTTCCAACACGAACGCCTTGTTGATCACGTCGAGCACGCAGGTTCGCTACATTCCTGACAGTGCTAACGGCGAGACCGCCACCTTCAGCTATCGCGCCTGGGACCGAACCACCGGCACAGCCTCGACCAATGCCACGGCCAACTATGGCAATGCTTCCTCCAACGGCGGCACGACAGCCTATTCAGCCAATGTGGCGTCAGCTTCGATGGTCGTAACCAGCGTCAACGATGCTCCCACGCTCACCAACGGTTACACCTATTCGTTGACCGGCACCAATGAGGACACCACGTCGTCGGGAACATTGGCTTCGGCGATTTTGACTGGCGCCAGCTGGGCGGATGTAGATACCGGTGCCGTCAGCGGATTGGCGATCACAGCTACAACGGGCAATGGTACCTGGCAGTACTCGACCGACGGCGTGACTTGGCGTGCTTTTGGGGCGGTTTCCAACACGAACGCCTTGTTGATCACGTCGAGCACCCAGGTTCGCTACATTCCTGACAGTGCTAACGGCGAGACCGCCACCTTCAGCTATCGCGCCTGGGACCGAACCACCGGCACAGCCTCGACCAATGCCACGGCCAACTATGGCAATGCGTCCTCCAACGGCGGCACGACAGCCTATTCCACGAATGTAGCTTCAGGTTCCATGGTGGTCACGAGTGTCAACGATGCACCCTCTGCTAACGTCGACACGGCCATTGCCGTCGAAGCGGGCGGGATTAGCAATGGTTCAGCGGGAATTAACCCATCGGGTAACGTGTTAACCAACGACACCGACCCGGATGTTGGCGACACACAGGCCGTGATTGGCGTTGCCGCCGGGATTGTGGCGAACACGGTCGGGAGTGTTGGAGCAAATGTGGTCGGCACGTATGGTTCGATTATCATCGCGGCTAACGGTAACTTCACGTATACTGTGGACAACAACAATTCTACGGTACAAGCCTTGAAATCTGCTGCCGAAACACTCAGCGATGTGTTTACCTATACCATGCAGGATTCCGGTGGGTTGACCAGCACGACACAAATCACGGTTACCATCCAAGGCGCTAATGACTCGCCGCTGATTACGTCCAACGGCGGCGGAGCAACTGCGAACGTCAACGTTGTGGAAAATAACAAGGCTGTGACGACTGTCACCAGCGCCGATCCGGATGACAACTCGCCAACCTACTCCATTGTGGGCGGCCTAGATGCAGCTAAATTTACCATCAATTCAAGTACTGGGGCATTAGCGTTTATCGTTGCACCGGACTTTGAAGCACCTAACGATTCGAACCAGGACAACGTCTACCAGGTCACGGTCCAAGCTAGCGATGGACGCGGAGGTTCAAGTACACAAACAATCAGCGTAACGGTGACCGATGCTGTTGGCACTGATGTCATTTACGCGTTCGAAGACACTTACATTACCAGTGTGAACACGGGTTTTAATTATGGGCAATCTTCAAGCCTGATCGTTGACAGATCGGGTGGCAGCATCGGAAATTCTCGAATCCTCATCCAATTTGATCTGTCGGCAATTCCCAGCGACGCAACCATCACCAGCGCGACGTTGATCATGAACTCGACGGCCAATGGCGGCGCGATGAACATTAACGTCTATCGCTTAACGCAAGCTTGGACGGAGGGCGCTCAGTCGGGTGCAGCCGGTGCAGCTAGTTGGACGCAAGCTCAGGCGGGTGTGAACTGGACGTTGGCTGGAGGTGCTTTTAATTCAACCGTGATTGCCACCCTCAATACGGGTGATACTGGCCAACATTCCTGGAATATTACCAGCCTAGTCAACAGTTGGTATCTGGGCAACTTTGCCAACTTTGGATTGGTTATTGGCAGTCCCGATCTTGGGACAACCGCGATCACTTATGACAGTTCCGAATCTGGCAACGGTCCGCAGTTGCTCATTACATTTGACACGAGCAATTTACCGCCTACGATTACCTCTAATGGCGGCGGTGGATCGGCTTCGATATCAGTCGACGAAAATCAAGCGGCTGTAACGACCGTCATGGCAACTGATGCCAATGGTGACACGCTGACATATTCGATCGTCGGTGGGACTGACGGCGGTGCGTTTAACATCCATAACCAGACTGGCGTACTGACCTTTGTAAATCCCCCCGACTACGAGGCACCTACCGATTCAAATCTGGATAACATCTATGAAGTTGTCGTACAGGTGAGCGACGGTCAGGGGGGGCTAGATTCGCAAACGATTTATGTAACAGTCTTAAATATCAACGATGCTCCCACGCTCACCAACGGTTACACCTATTCGTTGACCGGCACCAATGAGGACACTACGTCGTCGGGAACATTGGCTTCGGCGATTTTGACTGGCGCCAGCTGGGCGGATGTAGATGCCGGTGCTGTCAGTGGATTGGCGATCACAGCTACAACGGGCAATGGTACCTGGCAATACTCGACCGACGGCGTGACTTGGCGTGCTTTTGGGGCGGTTTCCAACACGAGCGCCTTGTTGATCACGTCGAGCACCCAGGTTCGCTACATTCCTGACAGTGCTAACGGCGAGACCGCCACCTTCAGCTATCGCGCCTGGGATCAAACCACCGGCACAGCCTCGACCAATGCCACGGCCAACTATGGCAATGCGTCCTCCAACGGCGGCACGACAGCCTATTCAGCCAATGTGGCGTCAGCTTCGATGGTCGTAACCAGCGTCAACGATGCTCCCACCCTCACCAACGGTTACACCTATTCGTTGACCGGCACCAATGAGGACACCACGTCGTCGGGAACATTTGCTTCGGCGATTCTGACTGGCGCCAGCTGGGCGGATGTAGATACTGGTGCTGTCAGCGGATTGGCGATCACAGCTACAACGGGCAATGGTACCTGGCAATACTCGACCGACGGCGTGACTTGGCGTGCTTTCGGGGCGGTTTCCAACACGAACGCCTTGTTGATCACGTCGAGCACCCAGGTTCGCTACATCCCCGACGACAACAACGGCGAAACTGCCACCTTCAGCTATCGCGCCTGGGATCAAACCACCGGCACAGCCTCGACCAATGCCACGGCCAACTATGGCAATGCTTCCTCCAACGGCGGCACGACGGCTTATTCAGCCAATGTGGCGTCAGCTTCGATGGTCGTAACCAGCGTCAACGATGCTCCCACGCTCACCAACGGTTACACCTATTCGTTGACCGGCACCAATGAGGACACCACGTCGTCGGGAACATTGGCTTCGGCGATTTTGACTGGCGCCAGCTGGGCGGATGTAGATGACGGTGCCGTCAGCGGATTGGCGATCACAGCTACAACGGGCAATGGTACCTGGCAATACTCGACCGACGGCGTGACTTGGCGTGCTTTTGGGGCGGTTTCCAACACGAACGCCTTGTTGATCACTTCGAGCACCCAGGTTCGCTACATCCCCGACGACAACAACGGCGAGACCGCCACCTTCAGCTATCGCGCCTGGGATCAAACCACCGGCACAGCCTCGACCAATGCCACGGCCAACTATGGCAATGCTTCTCCAACGGCGGCACAACGGCGTATTCGTCGAACGTCGCGTTGGCCTCCATCGTGGTCAGCCATGTCAATGATGCACCAATTCTTTCTGTCGAAAGTGGCGACTCAATCAGCGATTCGTTAA
- a CDS encoding sugar transferase → MMKLNAHLQNLATAAITETTCRSSPTDTESESSKATIHRSLRESPAALSLFVSANAFPLADELAHSEDERKRRAFQHCRHRPIPSWKRAMDIVISVFLAVLLLPVLAGISLLVLVVSGRPVLFRQKRLGEMGREFVIFKFRTLHESPVATEDHRQFVADLMDSTQAAAKPDLSKRMIPGGRLLRSTSLDELPQLLNILRGEMSLIGPRPDVLRWEDYEPEQLKRFEVLPGVTGLWQVSGKNKLTFNEMVQKDLEYIQRRSLRLDMSILLKTIKLVARQDNN, encoded by the coding sequence ATGATGAAACTGAACGCCCATTTGCAAAATTTGGCTACAGCCGCGATCACCGAAACGACTTGCCGAAGCAGTCCGACCGACACAGAGAGTGAAAGCTCCAAAGCTACCATTCATCGGAGTTTGCGAGAGTCGCCGGCGGCCCTCTCGCTATTCGTCTCAGCGAACGCGTTTCCGCTGGCTGATGAGTTAGCCCACAGTGAAGACGAGCGCAAGCGAAGAGCATTTCAGCATTGTCGGCATCGCCCGATTCCAAGCTGGAAGCGAGCCATGGATATCGTGATTAGCGTGTTTCTAGCTGTGCTTTTGCTGCCGGTACTAGCTGGAATTAGTTTACTAGTACTGGTCGTGTCGGGCCGGCCCGTTCTGTTTCGTCAGAAGCGCTTAGGAGAGATGGGTCGAGAATTTGTGATATTCAAATTCAGGACGCTTCACGAAAGCCCAGTCGCCACCGAAGACCACCGTCAATTTGTAGCTGACTTGATGGACAGTACTCAAGCTGCTGCCAAGCCTGATTTATCAAAGCGAATGATTCCGGGTGGCCGACTGCTGCGTAGTACATCGCTGGACGAACTGCCGCAACTACTGAATATTTTGCGTGGCGAAATGAGTCTGATTGGGCCGAGACCGGACGTATTGAGGTGGGAAGACTACGAACCTGAGCAGCTCAAGCGATTCGAAGTATTGCCCGGCGTAACCGGTCTGTGGCAAGTCAGCGGCAAGAACAAGCTGACGTTCAACGAGATGGTTCAGAAGGACCTGGAATATATTCAACGGCGATCGCTCAGGCTGGATATGAGCATCCTACTGAAAACGATAAAGCTGGTCGCACGTCAGGATAATAACTAA